The sequence CGCTAGGACTCTCACTTGATAAAACATCTTTGCTGCCTGCTTGTGCTGTCGATGATGCTCGGCTGCGCCAACGATCCGGCACCCACGGCACAGCTGCGTCTTGCCGAGCAGGCGGTGACCCAGGCGCGTTCGGTCGGAGCTTCGGAGCACACGCCGGAGCTGGCCCTGGCCGAAAAAACGCTGACGGCCGCGGTAGTGGCCATGAAGGACCGCGACTACCGGGCAGCGCGTCTGCTGGCAGAGAAAGCGGAACTGGACGCGCGGCTGGCAGAGGCCCGCGTACTCAACGAGAAGAGCCAGCAGGCGGTCGCAGAATTGAACCGGCGTATCGCTCGGCTACGTGAGCAGTTGGGGGAGTTGCAGTGAAGCCCGTCGTTCTTGCCACCGTATGGCTGCTGGCGTTCGCTGGACTCCAGGGCTGTACGACACAGCGATCGCAACATCAGCTCGACGACGCCAGCAGGGTCTTCCAGGGCGCCAGCGAAGATCCGCAGATCCTTCACGATGCCCCGAAGGACTTGATGCGCGCTGCCGAGTCGCTGGAGCGTGCCAAGCGCTTTGCCGACTACTGGGGTAGCGCCGAGGACGTCGAGCATTATGCCTACCTCAGCACCCGCTACAGCGAGATCGCTCGCCAGCACAGCGAGGAGATGCAGAACCAGCGGCGCGCCACTCATCTGGCGATGGAGCATGAGCGTCTGCGGCAAGCGCTGCAGGAGGCCAGATTGCTCGATCTGCAACAGCAGGATCGTTGGCTGGAGGATCAGGTTATCA is a genomic window of Stutzerimonas stutzeri containing:
- a CDS encoding DUF4398 domain-containing protein; translated protein: MLGCANDPAPTAQLRLAEQAVTQARSVGASEHTPELALAEKTLTAAVVAMKDRDYRAARLLAEKAELDARLAEARVLNEKSQQAVAELNRRIARLREQLGELQ
- a CDS encoding OmpA family protein; its protein translation is MKPVVLATVWLLAFAGLQGCTTQRSQHQLDDASRVFQGASEDPQILHDAPKDLMRAAESLERAKRFADYWGSAEDVEHYAYLSTRYSEIARQHSEEMQNQRRATHLAMEHERLRQALQEARLLDLQQQDRWLEDQVINLAAAETDRGLVMTLGDVLFKAASADLGPSANRTLLKVVHFLQLNPSRRVRIEGYTDNRGDATENLALSEARAQAVADFMQSLGVDARRIEVIGYGEQFRIAENASARGRAQNRRVEILFSDEQGRLSSPR